Proteins encoded together in one Rhipicephalus sanguineus isolate Rsan-2018 chromosome 9, BIME_Rsan_1.4, whole genome shotgun sequence window:
- the LOC119405099 gene encoding mediator of RNA polymerase II transcription subunit 27: protein MNPYIADMGINLDAVNSGLRAVKALRCTVGEVFRTLTDGVPCSQGDEKKEKNFILELQGTLGAVISRIRELETAVTLLGSPIAPLNLGSTGHLCQDPTLDRTSLYTDMIKSYRWFDKVHEHTSHASAILTQNGLKRSNSSLFPTKRLRRPHSNGHNFSPQNVDAFIGSVQRQFVDMSIEILRPCGNSAVLKITLSRTLRALVCLRGLIIEWVLVKAFNEDFYTDDDQLDMWSKSRYQVFQKVTEHANAAMLHFFSPQLPDLAVKSFLTWLHSYLHLFSAPCRRCGTRLQHNMPPTWRDLRNLDVYHETCRP, encoded by the coding sequence ATGAATCCGTACATTGCAGACATGGGGATCAATTTGGATGCTGTGAACTCGGGCCTGAGAGCAGTGAAGGCCCTTCGATGTACTGTCGGAGAAGTGTTCCGTACCTTGACGGATGGCGTACCGTGTTCGCAGGGCgacgaaaagaaagagaagaacttTATTCTGGAACTACAGGGAACGCTAGGCGCAGTTATCTCTCGTATAAGAGAGTTGGAAACAGCTGTTACACTGCTTGGATCTCCGATTGCACCTCTCAACCTGGGAAGCACCGGCCACCTGTGTCAAGATCCGACTCTGGACAGGACATCTTTGTATACAGACATGATTAAGTCGTATCGGTGGTTTGACAAAGTCCACGAGCACACGAGTCATGCGTCAGCGATTTTAACCCAGAATGGACTGAAGAGATCTAACAGTTCGTTGTTCCCAACGAAACGGTTACGAAGACCACATAGCAACGGCCACAATTTCTCTCCTCAAAATGTGGACGCTTTCATCGGCAGTGTACAAAGGCAATTTGTCGACATGTCGATTGAGATTCTCAGGCCATGTGGCAACTCTGCTGTTCTAAAGATTACACTGAGCCGAACCTTGAGAGCGCTGGTGTGTCTCCGTGGCCTTATCATTGAATGGGTGCTGGTGAAGGCGTTCAACGAAGACTTCTACACCGATGACGACCAGCTTGACATGTGGTCGAAGTCTCGGTACCAGGTTTTTCAGAAGGTGACCGAACACGCCAACGCAGCGATGCTTCACTTCTTCTCTCCGCAACTGCCCGACTTGGCCGTCAAGTCTTTCCTGACGTGGCTCCACAGTTACCTGCATCTGTTCTCAGCGCCATGCCGCAGGTGTGGCACGCGACTACAGCATAACATGCCGCCAACATGGAGGGACTTGCGCAACTTGGATGTTTACCACGAAACCTGCAGGCCGTGA